The sequence TACCTGATGACTCACAGTCACAAGTAAGCAGGTTGAATCACAAGACTATAAAACACATTCGggttttctcttcctttcttcctcttgcTCTGCTATTGTCTATCATTTCATATcctttcatatattttcataGATTCCACAATGACAGCATGCAAGCAGGGTGTCATCACAGTTTTACACAAACAAGTTCAATATGTTTTTAGActtttaaaattagattttagaatatAGCTTATTCCAATTTTAAATTTGAAGGAATTTTGCGTCTCTATTTTccaatattttcacattaaactaAAAGCTTTGGGAAGCATGTTAATTGCATTTGTACAACAGCCATCTTAATCACTGAACCCAATAATATGTCGTTAAAAGGTgacaaaaattacaaacaaatcTGCAGAAACTTCAACTTAACAGAAATGAAGGTCATTTTTACTCAACGTTACTTTGTCTTTCTAACTTTAACATCACTTTGCCTTCCAGCCACTTCAAATTTAGTGAAATGTGCGGcaaaataaaaagcagtttATCTGGTATATGTTTAACTTGTGGCCATAACATTTTATGTGACTCTACAATCTCTGTGTTTATACTATAAGATAACATAACTATAAACTACAAAGTAACACATATATCCAttctaaaacaaaaactgcGTGATAAAGCTCTGATGAATTGGGGGTGTTGGCAGGCCAGGCTGTGTAGCGACCCCTGGGTGTCCCAGTATAAACCAACTCAGCGTTTCTCACATAGAAACTCTTCAGGCATGCAGGCCccttcagaggaggaggaatttCACTCAGTAAGCCTTTTATTCTCTTTCAGGCTGTTTGTCCCCAACCGTTCCACTATTCAGTTTGCTCATTCTGCTGTTCTATGCTAAGACCCCTGAAGGAAGACCACGCGGGAGCATGTGTGATATACCAAACTTCCCCCAGCAGACATTCCTGCAGGAATTTAAGATATGGCGTGCAtccttgtgtgtgcatgccagTGGGCTACTTACTTGTAGTGTTGCCTTGCATCTGAATGATACATTTTGACTCCTTGCTTGTCTCCCTGGAGTTGAAGGGTCGAACCCGAACAGCGACTTTTACAGACGCCCCAGACATGTTTGCAGTATAGGACTGTGTCCCAGTACGATTTGTTGTATGTCCCTCctaaaggaaaaacagaaaaagagttGTTTGCATCTGCTTTGTAAAAAGAAtatctgtgcaaaaaaaacaaaaaaacaagcaagacTGTGTTTATCtcctgatttttaaaaaaaaatctgaactgcAAGCACGCAATAATGCAGAACTCACTATcattaaatgtaaatcaaacaCAATGAAAGTCCACCCCCCCTCCCAATTTCCAGTCATAACAGCTTACAACAAATATGGCCGACCTAAGCCACTGAAGCAAATATTTTGTAAACAGCATCcaatcacatactgtattaaaCCCCGAATAAAGGATACAAGGTGATGCATTTAAATCATAAATCCGTAGTGTATATGAAATTAGCTTTAGCTAGATACAAAATATGAATGCTGCATATAATTAAGCCGCATAAACAACAaactatacattttttaattacgACAGAACTTTCCAGTGTGTTTGCAATCATTAATAGCTATACATCCCGCGCCCCGTGATTACATAGGCCAAATATCTCATGTTTTTCCATGTCCTTGCAGTCAGCCATACTTGCTAAAGCATACGCCCATGAAATTCTATCTACCCTATTTGGTGTAGGCTACAGCGGGACAGTGAGCTGGGCCTGTCTGCTTCATCCAGCAGTGTTGACTCCGTGCAGACAACGAGAGCTTAaaattttccaattttttttaaacaatattaaatTCACCGATGTGAGGAAGTAGGCTAATCCTCCGCTGCTGTATGTTGTGGAACAGTGCAAGGAGGAGTTGCATGCTGATTTTAGCAGCACAGACCCGACACATTGTCCCCGATGAACCCTTGCATGGGAGGGTTAAAGGaatttaacattaatttaacagttttatttattattgtgagACAGCGTCAAACCACGTTAACGGCTTTGACTTCAGTCTCTGCGGTGCGAGACGGAACTGACCTCCGATATATGTCTGACGGAAATGGCCGTAACGTTAAGTTGCAAACATAGACAAATACTAAGGTAATGAACAATTACGGTTGTATAGTTTTCaagtaaaatgtgattttaaaactgTTATCGGAACCAGGACTGTGTACCGGTCCAAAGACGCTGCCGTCAGTGACTAACTTAGCTAACTAATACAGGCAACTGCTCACCAGCAACCAACAACTACCAGGAATTAATCTGTAATAACAACCTCTTGTACTAAAcacatttaagaataaaaataaacaacttaaTTCAACGTTTATACTCACGTTTTTAGACTCTCACCACGACAACACCGACACCATAGGACGGCGGCGAgaactaacgttagctagcgggcgtcaaaatgtgttgttttttttctatcagaATCTGCGAGCAGGAAAACTGTTATAAAGTCCACTTTCGTGAAAAACACCCATTATAGCGGTATCCTCCACCGGATGGACCTGTGATTGCAACCGGTGGCTCCTTGGCGAGTTTATTTTCCAGTAGAGATGAAAGGCGGACGTCTATCTGCACACAAGCGGAGAGAAGAATTGATGGATTGCCTTGATTTACCGAAGAGATTACGTCAACTCCCTCTCGGCCACGCTAACTGACAGCCTGACGGACCAATGAACGAACAGATATCGATGACTACTGCCTCGCACAGCCAATGGCGATCCTTGAAATCGGAAAGGGGAAAGGAGTGGGTGGGGTCCAGTGgggtctctcttttttttttcctcgccCGTGACGCCACACTGCAGGATTTCTACCCACCGCTCCCCGCACCGCTGTCACCGCAACACCCAGGGTCACCGCAAAGAGCGCCGTCTAGCGAACAATAGGATCCCTGCATCACATAAGCAGACGGTACTGTACATTTCATAAACTTAACAATGCCTACAATCCCATTCAGtttcttttaaaggaaaaagcATAGTCACACACGTGCTATTTGTTAAAGATGTAGGCCATTTTACTTGCAGATAGGCAGAAAGGTtaatgttgaataaataaaaaataaaataaaaatttctgctcagttttatatatatttgacGCAATTCACAACCATCcttacatatattttttgcagATTTCGATGCTATGCAACAAATGTTTACATCTTAAAGACTTGATTGACTGGCTAATTATGCTAATCATCATTTCAGGATATATTTATTATGCACTAAATCTTGCCAATGAAATGGGGACAGTTGCCAAGTTTAATCCATTAGTTTATAACATTTACAGCAGAATGACTAAGCGTATGCGTTTAGGAAACCTCATTCCAAAAGAACTGCTTTTGTGGTGCCAGGAATTGAAATAAGTTACTtttgcacatgtaaacaaataaataaccacaaTTTTGATTATGGTTTAAGAGAAACTTTGGTATCATCCGAGTTATAACATGTATGTTTTGCTTTTCACTTAATTTTGgtatgtattgtatttgttgATGTCACCTGGATTCCTTCCTGATTACTCTTTTTACATTGATGACCATGAGAGAAACTagtttgtgtgattttgttttttcatatcAAATAAACTTAACTAAAAACTAACCGAAGGCCCAATCAAAACCACTACGACATCAATATTGGGACAAAACAATGACGAGTAATGAAATAATGTgcatcatcatttatttcagttcaaAATCCTAGCTTCCAAAACAGGTATGTGGTTAAAGGAAATCCATTTCCTGTACAGTTAAGGTCAGCAAGGTCAAGTTAGGTACAGTGCGACTTGAAAGAGATCATCTTGAGGTGAGATGTCAGTGGTTCTGAACAGACTTTTAATGGTGTGCTCCTACAACGATGTTTCTGGTGGTCATGCTACAGTACATTCTCTCATGTTCCTTCCACTTTGCCTAAAAGAGGGTTATTTGTCCATGAGGCGCTTTGAGGAGGTTCTGGGCTTGAggccatgcacacacacaagaagtaAATTCAGTCTATCAAAGTCAGCAAGGAAAAATGTGACTAAAAAGGaactgaacatactgtattttggtAAACCACTGCTTAACTTCCTACTGTACTCAAAAGGAAGCTGACATTTAGGATTAGTTTACGTTAAGCTACATCCTTTATGGATACTCCCAGTTCTGAACTCCGCCTACAACAAGCACaaactgtgcatgtgtttgttagCTCTGGGACACCAGCATACATTATACGGACTCAAGTTTGTCATTGTCACAGTCTTGATCATAAGAACTCAGGGCTAGCAATTTTATCAGAACCCACCCCAACTCTCCCAAATGTATtgccctccccctctccctcaaATAATTAGAAGTCTTTAATGAAGCCAACATACACAttatgacaaaacaaatgagaacTGTAAAGTAAAATGATCAATGAAGTGACTGTTTGCACCTCGCTGGTAAACCTGTTGGTGGTGGAAACTTATTCTTGCAGCATTATAATGCATCAACTAACTCTtgttaaatatatgtatatattttgatatatatatacacaaactcATGAGAAAAAACTTAAACGTCTTaactttattatgttttgtttttagaacCATGATAATGGTTTGAGACAAAAAGGGTAAATGCgaataaaaatcaaatcaggtctccttttttttttttccattcaaaaatgtttttgtcgtCGTCGGTAGCAGTGACACTGAATTCAGGCGATTTGGACAGATCCCTTAATGATGGCTGGGGGGCCAGACGTTGGTGACATGAAGTCCTTACAGAGGCCGTCCgccctgtttctctctcatccACGCATGGATCCTCTCCTTTAGTTCAGGGACTGTAAAATTAACAACAGACTGTGAGGAGACGCATAGTAACATTCATAATCTATCAAGTGGtaatttaatttgacatttagTGTCCTGAAATCGCTTGCCTTGAATCTAAAACTAGATAATTGCTTTGCTGTTTCTAGTAAGCTCTTTATTGCATGCCTACCTTGAACAGAAACTCTCGCTTTACATGTAATTATTGGTGAAAAAGTCATGATGGTGTGGTTACCTGACTCCAGCATGCTCTCTGTGAGAGGCTGCCTGTTGAAGGGATCAGTGGGGGAGTTGAGCAGGTGGCGCAGGATGATGGATCGATCCATGATGTTCCCCGAAGGCAGAATCACAGGGTCAGTCATCAGCGTGTCCATCAGAGGGTCTGTTATAACACAGTCACATGACATTCTCACAAAAGGatcaacatgcacacacacacacagcactggcAACTTTGTTTCATCACAGTGAGAGCAAGCTATACATCCATGTAGCAAACACATGATCGTGTGAGCCGGTGACATGTGTcgagtgtgaatgtgtttacgACAGAAATATTGGTGCACCTATCAAAACACCAGTAAAGAAAACATCCAAAAAATACTCATTAAGAGCATTCGATTAGGGGTGTGCCCCATATTGAAATGTCACAGGGTTGTTCCAGCAGGACTTGTGCGTTACTAAAATAAAACCTTGGCCTGGAAGATTCTAACCGCACAGAAAGCCGACACCTCAGCCTCTTGTACGGCACACTCCCGTCGACTGTGGTGGGTTGGCTGGCGTATCTGGGAATCAAAGGAGGTATGTGGGCCACGTTCACTTTCTAGATTATATTAAGTGTGTGGTTATAGGATAGCCTTGCTCTAAGCTGTCTATATGACCTCCATGAGCTGCAAAAATCCCCTGCAAATGTCTGGAATTCAACAGTGACAGAGGCTGCTGAAgatcctgtctgtctgcactggCTGACCTGAGGTCACACCAGATTTCGAAGCAAGTGACTTTTTTCTACTtggagcaaaaaaaataaatgaatcgTGTTACTGAGTGTTCAGTACAGTAATCACAAGAaaacttttgtttcatttaaacttTACAACTTCtattttaaatctgtattttaagACACAAGAAGCTACAAGAAGCagagttattacattttttttcaatgtggCTATTCTTTACAATACATCATGAGATTTCATCATGATAAACCCTCAACaagacattacatttttaacatctttttaaGACTAGGAGATGTTTAAACTCATTATCTAAATAAGCTGGGGGCTCTGTAATATTGAGAAccacacagaaaaataagaaatgtgGGGCTTGAGTACAGAAGAGTCTGCAGTGCTCCTCGAGTCAATTTACCTCTAACTGGATATACAGATGTAAAAGTTGCAGTTATGCTGcttcaacacagacacacacacaaacctttgAACTCATCAGGTGCATCACTGTAGTCCATTTCAGACTGGGAGTTCTTGGCGACTATTTCCTCCACCTTCTCAGATAGCAGCTTGAATTTTTCAATGGCTATGGAGGATTTAATACCAGCCTTCCTCATCTTTGAGATCACCTCTTCAAAGAGCTCTCGGCTGTACGATCGCTGCACAGAGACCAAAAACAGGGGAAATTTATTAGAGCAGTCTCTTTGGGATGATGCTGGTATTCGGTGCCTTCACTGTGTGTTATTGTCATCATAATTCGAGACTTAAAACACAGTCAGGATGAAACACTGTATTACATTCACAAGGTACAATAGAGAACTCATGCTGATGTCTTGCAGGCGTTGAGACCATGACTGTGATGATCTACCACAACTGCCTGCAGCCTTTTCTCATGACTAATATTCATCATAACAAACTCCAACTTGTGTTTTCTCATTGCAGTCACCAACTATATATTACACCAACTAAAGCTTCTACATCTAGAGTGAAAATGCTCTATCTGCAATGATTTGCAAATTTTATCTCGATCAGTGCCAACCTGGTCATCTGCAATTGCTTTAGCAAAGCGGGCACAGTCTAGCTGCAGGTAGATGTCAGTCAGCTGGTCTAAGAGCTTCTTGGGCTCAAAGCCGTACTTCTCGGGGTTCTCCACCTTCAGGTCCCGACACTTGGGcccacagagctgctggaggTTAAAGTTTAGCATGGCAGCTAAACGAGGCCCCAGCTCCTGTATGAAGAAGACGGCGTTGTTAAGAGTAGCTTCTTATAGAGAGTACGTTTCCTCTTATAGCACAGAGAATATATCAAGTGCAAGTGTGACCATGTCTCAAAATGTTGTAGAGGGGAAGCAACACTTACAGGCCTGAGGAAAGGCTTCTGGACCTGCTTGGTGAGGATGTGGAACATTTCAACCGTCTCTGTGGCCAGGGCCAGATAGGAGCGAGACACTCGCTCATCCTGAGTCAGCTGGGACTGGcggctctgctgctgctcctgtaAGTTAGCaggaaaacacataaacaatatTATTCTGGTTTATTCTGCACCAGTTACCTTCTGctcaagtttcatgactgagCACAAGACTCTGATCGAGTTACAGTGATACAAGTTCAAACTTGTCTCCTTCCTTAAACGTTTTGGCATTTTGAGTCACAGCAGGTTTTTATTGCTTTGATTCTGTGTTACTTTGCTGAAATAATTTAGGCTTAAACATGACAGCTTTGTCTGaataaatggtaaataaatatgaaaccCTACTGAGGCGAGCACTAACCCTTGGCAGCTGATCCCACTGCTCCTTATTCTTCATCTCTTCTTGAACTTCATGGATACGCTTCAGGGACTCAAGGCTCTCGTCTAACAAGAAGGTGGTGTCGTTAATCAGCATGTTGATGTAGCGCACAAACTGCTTGCCAGAGCTAAAGGGGAGTAAGCAGGAAATAAGACAGACGAGGAGGTCAGGTTGGAACTGATCCGAGTTAGACAGACACTGACTCAAACTTAAATTGTTTCGTTTTTTTGTCTGGACCAAAACTGTGCCTTGAAATCAAACTCACTTGAACTCCTCCATGAAGGTGCCATGGTGGGCAATGTTTTGCCACAGACTCTTGAAGATAGTGCTGATATGGTACCGTATAGTGAACTTATCGTAGAACTCGCTGGTGGCACCGGTATGCTCAACATCTGACAAGAGAGGAAcgtttttttaaagtgaaaaagagaaagatagatTTCAGACAATCTAAAGTATATCCCATTTACTACTACAGCAGCTCAAAATAACAGTGTTCAGTAAAACTCACCAGTGTAGAACTTCATGAGGGCAGGGACCAGCTGTTTGACAGACAACGGGTGGTTCTCCATCATTTCAGAGAATCGCTGAGTGCGAGGCTGTACAGCAGGGTTGGTGACAAACAGCACCTCCACCAACTTGGCGATAAGGTAGGGGTTCCTGATGTAGTTTTGACTGCAGATGAACACCACCAAAAAGGTGACAATGTCTTGGACACATGGCTCATATAAAACCTGGGGAGAATACCTGGAAGAAAGGAGGAAGGGATGAAACAAGCAACACTGAAAACTGCTTACATTGAAACACTCGGTTTAACTTTTGTATGAAGCTGAAACTGATTTAGGGCACAAGGAACCAAATACATCACATGTTGTGGATTAAGAAACATCACTTGTGTCCAAATTTTGTCTCTACATTTTagatctatatttttcttttatagtaTAATTTCTTTAAACAGAGATGTTGAGGTGTGAACATTTTATTGCTCCCATTCATAGGAAATCCTTTGCTAAGACATGACCaatgagaaaaatgtgtaaGACTGAACTGTGAACTTACTGCAcgacaaaaagcaaaaactcAGCCACATCTTCAATGTAGAACTCGGGGAGAGCAGCAAAGCTTTTGGGAATCTCAGGGTTCAGTGGCAGAGTGATGCTGCGAAAGGGATGAAGGAATAAACATGATACTTACATCTTGATTTATAATATATTCTGAAGTGAAACAGCATGACAGACagcacaaattttaaaaaatgcccttttgtgtgtgtgtgtgtgatgccaCATCTGTTCCATTTACATCAATAtcacaacaaacagcaaaatattTTGTCAGTGGCAGGCCGACTCACTTGGGGTAGGCAGGGTCCACCATGCGAAGAATGAGCTGAATGACTGTGCTGTAGAACTGCAGACATCTGCGGAGCAGGTTCTCATCCAGAAGGCCCACGTCAGCACAAGCTTTGGCTCGCACCAGTTTCTGACAGGACAAAGTCACACAGGATAAGGATCACATCTCTGTAAATATGCTCTATCGCAGAATTCTGCATGTTTCAGCGTTTAACGATAGTCCGGGACACAACACCTCTAATATCCAGATACAGTAAACTGAGAAATGAGTCTCTGCGTATCTGCACCTGTACAGTGTCCAAGGTTTAATCAGtcaaagaaggagagagagttgCTGCATCCGCAAGGATGTTAAACAGACCTTGAGCTGGGTTTTGCATCGCTTGAgcatctctctgtgtctgctggccAGGGGAGAGTCTTTCCATTggctttcactgtttttcagcTCCTCTACAGTCCTAACATGGGAAACAACActattaatacaaaaaaaaaaaaaaactgagcatGCTATAATTATTAcccatgtgtatgtgtttatgtgtaccTGTTGAGTTCACGGATGGCCCGCAACCTGCGGATGTAGCGCCTGCAGCCAGGCAGGATGGACAAATGGTGGGTGTGCAGCGTCAAGAAGAAACACTCGGTGGGGAACTTGGGTTCGGAGAACTTGGCGGGGTCTTCATCTGTCCATGTGAACAGATCAAATTCATGATTTCCAATATGGAAACAAGCACCATCGGTCAGAACAGTCTGCCAGGACCATTTATCAGTTTAACTGCCTATACAAACTTATGTTAGTGAGTCATGTGCCAAAGGTTTTTATGAATCATTTCAATTCTTGTAGATGATTGCAAATAAGTTAGAGGTAGAAGGAACAGAGAAAGTACACAAGGAATGAATCATCTGTGATTAATTGGATCACATCTGATAAAACTCACATATCTGGCAAACTGATGAATCACTGAGAACTAATAAGTATGCAAAATGGCTCCTTTATATGCAATCAACAGATTTCTGAAAATGGCAGCAGTTTAAGGCTCAAAAAGACTCATTTCAAACTTTAACACAAAATCACTTTATAAAAACTAATTATGATTTTGCCCAGACCCCTCACaatcaaaaatcattttcattcaggGCAACTTACGCAGTTCAGTCAGCCAGCTCTTGAGCTCCTCCATAGTGGCCTTCAGACGCGTCTCCTCCAGGCTGACTACAAGGCGACACCGTGGGTGGAAAATGTAGTAGGGGTCCACCGTCTCCAGCTTGATCTTCATGCTCAACTGTTGCAGCACCCATAAGAAGTTGAGCATAAAGCCGTCTGTTGACACCAGCTTGTCATCCGTCTGGAAGAAAAGGAGGGTGAATATTAATGTTCAAAAGCTGTAGATGCAACCTGAACGTGACAacaattctgcaaaaaaaactgacatttggCGGTGTTAGTGACAAGTACACTAAGTCCCACTAAATAAGACACAATGTCTGAATTTTATATACttatttcaaatgtcaaacatattttttagtacaaaatatttatatttttttatatttctatttttgttgaATGTGAACTTCTGAAACTCACCTGCATCTGGGCCTTCTTCACATTGTAGTTGACTAAAGCTGCCATGTAATTAAGAGCTAACTCGCGTGTCTCTCCATTTAGTAGGATGTTATGAAGAACTTTGAACAGGTCACCCTgcaaaagatggaaaaaaatattttaacacattCCTTTATACTGATACAAAAGCATtgctatgaaataaaaaaacagtatgAAGCGGAGACTCACCCTTGCTGACTCCAGATAGTGCTGCAAGGACTGGCTGACCACTCGCGTGTTCTCCATGGTGATGGCTGGGCCAGAGAAATACTTGTCTCCTACTTTGGTCtacaggaaaagaaaagcattgAGTTCAGTCATAAAAATGATCTGTACATTAAACATCTTGCCAGTTGTTCTTCATTCTCTGACAATTTTTAGCAGGACCTTCAAGTAGAGAATGTTCTGCAGTTTGACCGGTATTTGATGCTACTAAGTCAAGAATATAAAAGAACAGACAGAGCTGAGTGAACATCAGCAGTGTGACTCACATCATCCTCAGCAAACACAGAGAGGTTGAAGAAGGCTCCCAGGTAGGACAGTCTCTGGATCTCTCTGCCACAACCAGGGCTCAGAGGTTTGGGACACCATAGAGGCAGCGACGTTACCTGCACACAGGAGCcatgacagacacacatattacacaggAGGATAGATGGGTTCATGTGTCAGCAATTCATTATCATTCACAGGACTGTTTTACTTGTCCCAACCTCCACCGTAAAACACTATACGTCTTTCATCCAcaaccatggtaacttataaCTCAAACCAGTAAGTGAAGCTAAAAGCCTAAAT is a genomic window of Thunnus maccoyii chromosome 4, fThuMac1.1, whole genome shotgun sequence containing:
- the ube4b gene encoding ubiquitin conjugation factor E4 B isoform X2, yielding MEELSADEIRRRRLARLAGGQTSQPCTPLSTPLTSPQRETPPGPLPGSSGVAYGSQSSEGVSSLSSSPSNSLETQSQSLSRSQSMDIDTASCEKSMSQVDVDSGIENMEVEDSDRREKRNLTEKETSANSDVSEEQALQLVCKILRVSWKEQDRDVIFLPSLAAEFQQNPKDAYSDFKDLIGQILMEVLMMSTQSRVHNPFASLTATSQPIAAAKSPDHHLTLVQPSSQGGSPMGPGAGSFGASSLSSLYGCGSPHPMALDAAKRTSPSLPTPATPSAPSTPSTPQFIVPPSPPTTATPRHALNPPSAPMPISQRYRPYSVTSPWGALSPSSPGHRGFSFFGPPPGSAGPSVPPNTPVPLPPPSPQSLPLSSPVARSQPSSTPLPMVPPSPRSNTRQAAFAARIPPSSLGACGGGMSCDSASDRFTIEACKETEMLNYLIERFDSVGMEERKAPKMCSQPNVSQLLSNIRSQCISHVALVLQGTLTQPRSPLHQSLLVPYMLCRNLPYGFIQELVRITHQEEEVFRQIFIPILHGLALAVKECSFDSDNFKFPLMALAELCEIKFGKTHPVCSLVTSLPLWCPKPLSPGCGREIQRLSYLGAFFNLSVFAEDDTKVGDKYFSGPAITMENTRVVSQSLQHYLESARGDLFKVLHNILLNGETRELALNYMAALVNYNVKKAQMQTDDKLVSTDGFMLNFLWVLQQLSMKIKLETVDPYYIFHPRCRLVVSLEETRLKATMEELKSWLTELHEDPAKFSEPKFPTECFFLTLHTHHLSILPGCRRYIRRLRAIRELNRTVEELKNSESQWKDSPLASRHREMLKRCKTQLKKLVRAKACADVGLLDENLLRRCLQFYSTVIQLILRMVDPAYPNITLPLNPEIPKSFAALPEFYIEDVAEFLLFVVQYSPQVLYEPCVQDIVTFLVVFICSQNYIRNPYLIAKLVEVLFVTNPAVQPRTQRFSEMMENHPLSVKQLVPALMKFYTDVEHTGATSEFYDKFTIRYHISTIFKSLWQNIAHHGTFMEEFNSGKQFVRYINMLINDTTFLLDESLESLKRIHEVQEEMKNKEQWDQLPREQQQSRQSQLTQDERVSRSYLALATETVEMFHILTKQVQKPFLRPELGPRLAAMLNFNLQQLCGPKCRDLKVENPEKYGFEPKKLLDQLTDIYLQLDCARFAKAIADDQRSYSRELFEEVISKMRKAGIKSSIAIEKFKLLSEKVEEIVAKNSQSEMDYSDAPDEFKDPLMDTLMTDPVILPSGNIMDRSIILRHLLNSPTDPFNRQPLTESMLESVPELKERIHAWMREKQGGRPL
- the ube4b gene encoding ubiquitin conjugation factor E4 B isoform X1; the protein is MEELSADEIRRRRLARLAGGQTSQPCTPLSTPLTSPQRETPPGPLPGSSGAAPQPLPPAASQSLGLNVHSGTPATSPMGTSGVAYGSQSSEGVSSLSSSPSNSLETQSQSLSRSQSMDIDTASCEKSMSQVDVDSGIENMEVEDSDRREKRNLTEKETSANSDVSEEQALQLVCKILRVSWKEQDRDVIFLPSLAAEFQQNPKDAYSDFKDLIGQILMEVLMMSTQSRVHNPFASLTATSQPIAAAKSPDHHLTLVQPSSQGGSPMGPGAGSFGASSLSSLYGCGSPHPMALDAAKRTSPSLPTPATPSAPSTPSTPQFIVPPSPPTTATPRHALNPPSAPMPISQRYRPYSVTSPWGALSPSSPGHRGFSFFGPPPGSAGPSVPPNTPVPLPPPSPQSLPLSSPVARSQPSSTPLPMVPPSPRSNTRQAAFAARIPPSSLGACGGGMSCDSASDRFTIEACKETEMLNYLIERFDSVGMEERKAPKMCSQPNVSQLLSNIRSQCISHVALVLQGTLTQPRSPLHQSLLVPYMLCRNLPYGFIQELVRITHQEEEVFRQIFIPILHGLALAVKECSFDSDNFKFPLMALAELCEIKFGKTHPVCSLVTSLPLWCPKPLSPGCGREIQRLSYLGAFFNLSVFAEDDTKVGDKYFSGPAITMENTRVVSQSLQHYLESARGDLFKVLHNILLNGETRELALNYMAALVNYNVKKAQMQTDDKLVSTDGFMLNFLWVLQQLSMKIKLETVDPYYIFHPRCRLVVSLEETRLKATMEELKSWLTELHEDPAKFSEPKFPTECFFLTLHTHHLSILPGCRRYIRRLRAIRELNRTVEELKNSESQWKDSPLASRHREMLKRCKTQLKKLVRAKACADVGLLDENLLRRCLQFYSTVIQLILRMVDPAYPNITLPLNPEIPKSFAALPEFYIEDVAEFLLFVVQYSPQVLYEPCVQDIVTFLVVFICSQNYIRNPYLIAKLVEVLFVTNPAVQPRTQRFSEMMENHPLSVKQLVPALMKFYTDVEHTGATSEFYDKFTIRYHISTIFKSLWQNIAHHGTFMEEFNSGKQFVRYINMLINDTTFLLDESLESLKRIHEVQEEMKNKEQWDQLPREQQQSRQSQLTQDERVSRSYLALATETVEMFHILTKQVQKPFLRPELGPRLAAMLNFNLQQLCGPKCRDLKVENPEKYGFEPKKLLDQLTDIYLQLDCARFAKAIADDQRSYSRELFEEVISKMRKAGIKSSIAIEKFKLLSEKVEEIVAKNSQSEMDYSDAPDEFKDPLMDTLMTDPVILPSGNIMDRSIILRHLLNSPTDPFNRQPLTESMLESVPELKERIHAWMREKQGGRPL
- the ube4b gene encoding ubiquitin conjugation factor E4 B isoform X3, giving the protein MEELSADEIRRRRLARLAGGQTSQPCTPLSTPLTSPQRETPPGPLPGSSGAAPQPLPPAASQSLGLNVHSGTPATSPMGTSGVAYGSQSSEGVSSLSSSPSNSLETQSQSLSRSQSMDIDTASCEKSMSQVDVDSGIENMEVEDSDRREKRNLTEKETSANSDVSEEQALQLVCKILRVSWKEQDRDVIFLPSLAAEFQQNPKDAYSDFKDLIGQILMEVLMMSTQSRVHNPFASLTATSQPIAAAKSPDHHLTLVQPSSQGGSPMGPGAGSFGASSLSSLGACGGGMSCDSASDRFTIEACKETEMLNYLIERFDSVGMEERKAPKMCSQPNVSQLLSNIRSQCISHVALVLQGTLTQPRSPLHQSLLVPYMLCRNLPYGFIQELVRITHQEEEVFRQIFIPILHGLALAVKECSFDSDNFKFPLMALAELCEIKFGKTHPVCSLVTSLPLWCPKPLSPGCGREIQRLSYLGAFFNLSVFAEDDTKVGDKYFSGPAITMENTRVVSQSLQHYLESARGDLFKVLHNILLNGETRELALNYMAALVNYNVKKAQMQTDDKLVSTDGFMLNFLWVLQQLSMKIKLETVDPYYIFHPRCRLVVSLEETRLKATMEELKSWLTELHEDPAKFSEPKFPTECFFLTLHTHHLSILPGCRRYIRRLRAIRELNRTVEELKNSESQWKDSPLASRHREMLKRCKTQLKKLVRAKACADVGLLDENLLRRCLQFYSTVIQLILRMVDPAYPNITLPLNPEIPKSFAALPEFYIEDVAEFLLFVVQYSPQVLYEPCVQDIVTFLVVFICSQNYIRNPYLIAKLVEVLFVTNPAVQPRTQRFSEMMENHPLSVKQLVPALMKFYTDVEHTGATSEFYDKFTIRYHISTIFKSLWQNIAHHGTFMEEFNSGKQFVRYINMLINDTTFLLDESLESLKRIHEVQEEMKNKEQWDQLPREQQQSRQSQLTQDERVSRSYLALATETVEMFHILTKQVQKPFLRPELGPRLAAMLNFNLQQLCGPKCRDLKVENPEKYGFEPKKLLDQLTDIYLQLDCARFAKAIADDQRSYSRELFEEVISKMRKAGIKSSIAIEKFKLLSEKVEEIVAKNSQSEMDYSDAPDEFKDPLMDTLMTDPVILPSGNIMDRSIILRHLLNSPTDPFNRQPLTESMLESVPELKERIHAWMREKQGGRPL